One genomic window of Medicago truncatula cultivar Jemalong A17 chromosome 1, MtrunA17r5.0-ANR, whole genome shotgun sequence includes the following:
- the LOC11416259 gene encoding probable glutathione S-transferase produces MAEVKLHGFWYSPFTLRVVWTLNLKGIPYENIEEDRFNKSSQLLHYNPVRKNTPVLIHDEKPICESMIIVEYIDEIWPHNSLLPSHPYDKAQARFWVKYVDGMISAIEAFRHSISCEEREKAKENLWARLRVVEDQCLDDQKKFYGGDTISIVDITLGSFVKFIEVQEDIFGEKILQSERFPRLHLWFNNFKDFPVIKENTPDQEKLVAFHNLLIKKIKAIKTSS; encoded by the exons ATGGCAGAGGTGAAACTACATGGATTTTGGTATAGTCCTTTTACTTTAAGGGTTGTATGGACCCTAAATTTGAAAGGTATACCATATGAGAACATAGAGGAAGATCGTTTCAATAAGAgctctcaacttcttcactaTAACCCCGTACGCAAGAATACTCCAGTGCTGATTCACGATGAAAAACCAATATGTGAGTCTATGATCATTGTTGAATACATTGATGAGATATGGCCACACAACTCATTGCTTCCTTCTCATCCCTATGACAAAGCTCAAGCCcgattttgggttaaatatgttgaTGGCATG ATTTCGGCAATTGAGGCATTCCGCCATAGCATAAGTTGTGAAGAGCGAGAGAAGGCTAAAGAGAATTTATGGGCGAGACTCAGGGTTGTTGAGGATCAGTGTTTGGATGATCAGAAGAAATTCTATGGGGGAGACACCATTAGCATTGTAGACATAACTCTTGGATCTTTTGTGAAATTTATTGAAGTTCAGGAAGATATATTTGGAGAGAAAATCTTGCAAAGTGAAAGGTTCCCTCGATTGCATTTATGGTTTAATAATTTCAAGGATTTTCCAGTCATCAAAGAAAACACCCCTGATCAAGAGAAGTTGGTGGCTTTTCATAAtcttctaattaaaaaaatcaaggcAATCAAGACATCTTCTTGA
- the LOC11408469 gene encoding probable glutathione S-transferase, translating into MTVKLHGFWYSPFTLRVVWTLNLKGIPYENIEEYRFNKSPLLLQYNPIYKKTPVLIHDGKPICESMIIVEYIDEIWPHNSLLPADPYDRAQARFWVKYVDELISAIEPFLNSISGEEREKARENLWERLKVIEDWCLDDKKKLYGGDTINIVDIALGSFVKFIEIQEDMFEVKVLQSERFPRLHLWFNNFKDVPVIKGNTPGQEKLVAFGKCLIEKILVSF; encoded by the exons ATGACGGTGAAACTACATGGATTTTGGTATAGTCCTTTTACTTTAAGGGTTGTATGGACCTTAAATTTGAAGGGTATACCATATGAGAACATAGAGGAATATCGCTTCAATAAAAGTCCTCTGCTTCTTCAATATAACCCAATATACAAGAAGACTCCAGTGCTAATTCATGATGGAAAACCAATATGTGAGTCCATGATCATTGTTGAATACATTGATGAGATATGGCCACACAACTCATTGCTTCCTGCTGATCCTTATGATAGAGCTCAAGCCcgattttgggttaaatatgtcgATGAATTG ATTTCGGCAATTGAACCGTTCCTCAATAGCATAAGTGGTGAAGAGCGAGAAAAGGCTAGAGAAAATTTATGGGAGCGACTCAAAGTTATTGAGGATTGGTGTTTGGATGATAAGAAGAAATTATATGGGGGAGACACCATTAACATTGTAGACATAGCTCTTGGATCTTTTGTCAAATTTATTGAGATTCAAGAAGATATGTTTGAAGTGAAGGTCTTGCAAAGTGAGAGGTTCCCTCGCTTACATTTAtggtttaataattttaaagatgTTCCAGTCATAAAAGGAAACACCCCTGGTCAAGAGAAGTTGGTGGCTTTTGGAAAGTGccttattgaaaaaatattggtatctttttga
- the LOC11406928 gene encoding general transcription and DNA repair factor IIH subunit TFB1-1 has translation MSSSVQQVVKRAKYKSTVKDPGTPGVIKLTRQKVVFKPNDPTSNNKLDVDFRLIKSQKNTKEGSTKPPWLNLVHSQGSYIFEFESFSDLHVCREFAAGIISKPVEAPKVVSDEQLSTAEMTLRMKLLGEDSKLKKIHMELVMSDKLTESEFWATKKKLLDQDESRKLKQRIGFKNSLIFDTKPTSDGRINQVKFQLTPEIKYQIFALKPAVHQAFLNFVPSKMSEVDFWNKYFKAEYLHSTKNAIAAAAEAAEDEDLAVFLKDDEILENEARKKVRRVDPTLDMEADQGDDYTHLPDHGIFRDGSKETSEAQNTLYRRTLLQDLNRQSEVVLEGKTLDIDMEHPRTAVEALARRKHESDGVVEERRNRISKMAQIEDLQAQDDHPFAPLCIKDPRDYFDSQQANAVKTLDDSLSGKEKIRCNLGSEEAYGSLRESISNIKTMGLRDPLLSHEVAFKVLSELTKNISSTKSNLGKSSQESVLDILPNTTKEKLLDHWVCSQELLRHFWSSYPVTKQSLVDKARRLKDAISQIYSKLEEIKVSAKSDLRHQVSLVVHPMQQALDAALLHYDADITRRNAKGSKRNGYV, from the exons ATGTCTTCGTCGGTTCAACAAGTTGTTAAGCGTGCCAAATACAAATCCACCGTGAAAGATCCTGGCACTCCTGGTGTAATCAAATTG ACTCGACAGAAAGTTGTTTTCAAGCCTAATGATCCAACATCAAACAACAAGCTTGACGTTGATTTCAGATTAATCAAAA GTCAAAAAAACACCAAAGAGGGGTCAACCAAACCACCGTGGCTTAACCTTGTACATTCTCAg GGCAGTTACATCTTCGAGTTTGAAAGCTTTTCAGATCTTCATGTTTGCCGGGAATTCGCAG CTGGTATTATTAGCAAGCCTGTAGAAGCCCCAAAAGTTGTTTCCGATGAACAGCTTAGCACTGCCGAAATGACACTGAGGATGAAGCTATTAGGAGAAGATAG TAAATTGAAGAAGATTCATATGGAACTTGTGATGAGTGATAAGCTTACAGAATCAGAATTTTGGGCTACAAAGAAG aAATTGCTTGACCAAGATGAAAGCCGAAAGTTAAAACAAAGGATTGGATTTAAAAATTCTTTGATCTTCGACACAAAGCCTACTAGTGATGGTCGG atAAATCAGGTTAAATTTCAATTGACTCCAGAGATAAAATATCAG ATTTTTGCCCTCAAACCAGCAGTTCACCAGGCATTCCTCAATTTTGTACCCAGTAAG ATGAGCGAGGTAGATTTCTGGAACAAATACTTTAAAGCTGAATATCTCCATAGTACCAAAAATGCTATTGCAGCAGCTGCCGAGGCTgctgaagatgaagatcttgctgtttttttgaaagatgacGAGATATTAGAAAATGAAGCTCGAAAGAAG GTTCGACGGGTCGATCCAACTCTAGACATGGAAGCAGACCAAGGAGATGATTACACTCATCTTCCT GATCATGGGATTTTCCGTGATGGTAGCAAGGAAACATCTGAAGCTCAAAATACTCTGTATCGGAGAACGTTGTTGCAAGATCTCAACAGACAAAGTGAGGTGGTTCTTGAAGGAAAAACTTTAG ATATAGATATGGAACATCCAAGAACAGCGGTAGAAGCGCTTGCTCGGAGAAAACATG AATCTGATGGAGTTGTAGAGGAGAGGCGAAACAGAATTTCTAAGATGGCCCAGATTGAAGATCTTCAGGCACAAGATGATCATCCATTTGCACCACTCTGTATCAAG GATCCTCGTGACTATTTTGATTCCCAACAAGCTAATGCGGTAAAAACCTTGGATGATTCCCTATCCGGTAAGGAGAAAATAAGATGCAATTTGGGTTCTGAGGAAGCCTATGGCTCTTTGAGGGAGTCCATATCTAACATCAAAACTATGGGATTAAGGGATCCTCTATTGAGTCATGAGGTTGCTTTTAAG gtcCTTTCTGAATTGACTAAAAACATCTCAAGCACCAAATCAAATCTTGGGAAAAGTTCGCAGGAGAGTGTCCTTGATATATTACCCAACACAACTAAGGAGAAACTACTAGAT CATTGGGTTTGCAGTCAGGAATTACTGAGGCACTTTTGGTCTTCTTATCCAGTAACAAAACAAAGTCTTGTTGATAAG GCTAGAAGACTGAAAGACGCCATATCacaaatatattctaaactcgaG GAAATAAAGGTATCTGCAAAGTCAGACCTACGGCACCAGGTTTCCCTTGTTGTCCATCCAATGCAGCAG GCTCTGGATGCTGCTTTGTTACATTACGATGCTGACATTACGAGAAGAAATGCTAAAGGGTCGAAGCGTAATGGTTATGTTTAG
- the LOC11418358 gene encoding pentatricopeptide repeat-containing protein At3g23020 — MFVKVQLFYIHTSIFANANTNVDKTEKLSNNTPKKQKLPLKNGTNIVKRAQRTVFRRNQHTQLKKQCPEKNSGDGVVEKSKTGLHTKCSTKCVSYGGIIPSILKDLDTIQDVEEALRPWENKINNKERSIILKQQVKWDRALEIFNWFNDNKLELNVIHYNIMIRILGRAREWALLEGLWNQMNARGIVATNSTYGTLIDVYSKGGLREDALFWLETMLEHGIEPDEVTMVIVVQLYKKAGEFQKAEEFFRKWSLGEPLRPSNKHMMDAPESVERALFSNASFGSHTYNTLIDTYGKAGQHKEASETFAKMLKQGIPPTTVTFNTMIHICGNHGRLEEVSSLLRKMGELRCSPDTRTYNTLISLHTKHNDIDMATKYFKRMKESYLEPDPVSYRTLLYAYSIRKMVCEAEELITEMDEKGLEIDQFTQSALTRMYIEAGMPERSLLWFQRFHRAGNMTSECYAANIDAYGERGHISEAEKVFLWCQERKNLSAVEFNVMIKAYGVGKYYDKACQLFDSMDKHGVAADRCSYSSLIQVLASADQPHIAKPYLKRMQVAGLVTNCIPYCAVISCFVKLGQLEMAEGVYKEMIGHGVKPDIIVYGVLINALYGAGRVKEAISYANEIKRAGLPGNTVIYNSLIKLYTKVGNLREAQETYRLLQSSEEGPAVYSSNCMIGLYTKQSMVEQAKEIFETLKKNGTANEFSFAMMLCLYKNIERFDVAIQIANQMRKLELLTDSLSYNIVLDLYATAGRPKEAIEIFKDMVTASIQLDDCSLRSLRTLLLRYGASRQGVDNLQVMMKKDASHGLQAWMSALTSVLEIDDYDTDE; from the coding sequence atgtttgtCAAGGTTCAACTCTTTTACATTCACACGTCCATATTCGCAAATGCAAACACCAACGTAGACAAAACCGAAAAACTTTCCAACAACACACCCAAAAAACAGAAACTCCCTCTCAAAAACGGAACAAACATCGTTAAACGCGCTCAAAGAACTGTTTTTCGAAGAAATCAACACACCCAGTTGAAGAAACAGTGTCCTGAGAAGAATTCAGGTGATGGGGTTGTTGAAAAAAGTAAAACTGGTTTGCACACCAAGTGTTCGACGAAATGTGTCAGTTACGGCGGAATCATTCCTTCGATTTTAAAAGACTTGGATACAATTCAGGATGTTGAAGAAGCACTAAGACCATGGGAGAATAAGATTAATAACAAGGAAAGGAGTATTATTTTGAAGCAGCAGGTGAAGTGGGATAGGGCTTTGGAAATTTTTAATTGGTTTAATGACAACAAGCTTGAATTGAATGTAATtcattataatattatgattaGGATTCTTGGGAGAGCGCGTGAGTGGGCGCTTTTGGAGGGTTTGTGGAATCAGATGAATGCTAGAGGGATTGTTGCTACAAATTCTACTTATGGAACTTTGATTGATGTTTATAGTAAAGGTGGACTAAGAGAAGACGCACTTTTTTGGCTTGAGACTATGCTGGAACATGGGATCGAACCTGATGAGGTGACTATGGTGATTGTGGTTCAATTGTATAAGAAAGCAGGAGAGTTTCAGAAAGCTGAGGAGTTTTTCAGAAAGTGGTCGTTAGGTGAACCTTTGAGGCCAAGCAATAAGCATATGATGGATGCTCCGGAATCGGTTGAGAGGGCGTTGTTTTCCAATGCTTCATTTGGGTCACATACGTATAACACTTTGATTGATACATATGGAAAGGCTGGTCAGCATAAAGAAGCTTCTGAGACTTTTGCTAAGATGCTTAAACAAGGCATACCGCCTACCACGGTGACATTCAATACGATGATTCATATTTGTGGAAACCATGGACGGTTAGAGGAAGTAAGTTCACTTCTGCGGAAAATGGGAGAATTGCGATGCTCGCCTGACACAAGGACCTATAATACACTTATCTCTCTGCATACCAAGCATAATGATATCGATATGGCaaccaaatattttaaaagaatgaAGGAGTCCTACCTCGAGCCGGATCCTGTGAGTTACCGTACCCTCTTGTATGCATACTCAATAAGGAAAATGGTTTGTGAAGCAGAAGAGCTTATAACAGAGATGGATGAGAAGGGCCTTGAAATTGATCAGTTTACCCAGTCTGCTTTGACTCGGATGTACATCGAAGCTGGAATGCCTGAGCGGTCCTTGTTATGGTTTCAAAGGTTTCACCGGGCTGGCAATATGACATCTGAGTGCTATGCTGCCAACATTGATGCATATGGGGAGCGTGGACATATTTCGGAAGCTGAGAAAGTCTTCCTTTGGTGTCAAGAACGGAAAAATCTCAGTGCCGTTGAGTTCAATGTGATGATTAAAGCTTATGGTGTAGGGAAATACTATGATAAAGCGTGTCAATTGTTTGATAGTATGGATAAACATGGTGTAGCTGCTGACAGATGCAGTTATAGTTCTCTCATACAAGTTTTAGCCAGTGCTGACCAGCCGCACATTGCCAAGCCTTATTTGAAAAGAATGCAGGTGGCAGGATTAGTGACTAATTGTATCCCATATTGTGCCGTGATTTCATGTTTTGTAAAATTAGGGCAATTGGAAATGGCAGAAGGTGTGTACAAGGAAATGATAGGGCATGGTGTTAAGCCAGATATTATAGTTTACGGGGTATTGATCAATGCTCTTTATGGTGCCGGAAGGGTTAAAGAAGCTATAAGTTATGCCAATGAAATTAAAAGAGCTGGTTTGCCGGGAAATACAGTTATATATAATTCTTTGATTAAGTTGTACACAAAAGTTGGCAACCTAAGAGAAGCACAAGAAACATACAGGTTGCTTCAATCATCAGAAGAGGGTCCTGCAGTATATTCTTCAAATTGTATGATTGGTCTTTATACTAAGCAGTCTATGGTTGAGCAAGCAAAAGAGATATTTGAGACCTTAAAGAAAAATGGAACTGCAAATGAGTTCTCCTTTGCaatgatgttatgtttgtacAAGAATATTGAAAGGTTTGATGTAGCCATTCAAATTGCAAACCAGATGAGAAAATTAGAACTGTTGACAGATTCATTAAGTTATAATATTGTCCTTGACTTGTATGCTACTGCTGGGAGGCCCAAGGAAGCAATAGAGATTTTCAAGGACATGGTAACAGCTTCCATTCAACTTGATGATTGTAGTTTAAGGTCACTTAGAACTCTTTTGCTTAGATATGGAGCATCTAGGCAAGGTGTTGACAACTTACAAGTAATGATGAAAAAGGATGCTTCCCATGGTTTGCAAGCATGGATGTCAGCACTCACAAGTGTACTTGAAATAGATGATTATGATACCGACGAATAG
- the LOC11417778 gene encoding chaperonin CPN60-2, mitochondrial has translation MYRFASSLASKARIARNNVQQVGSRVAWNRNYAAKEIKFGVEARALMLKGVEDLAEAVKVTMGPKGRNVVIEQSFGAPKVTKDGVTVAKSIEFKCKVKNIGASLVKQVANATNDVAGDGTTCATILTRAIFSEGCKSVAAGMNAMDLRRGINMAVDAVVTSLKSRARMISTSEEIAQVGTISANGDREIGELIAKAMEKVGKEGVITIADGKTLHNELEVVEGMKLDRGYISPYFITNQKNQKCELEDPLVIIHEKKISSLNAIVKVLELALKKQRPLLIVAEDIESDALATLILNKLRAGIKVCAIKAPGFGENRKSGLQDLAVLTGGQLITEDLGHNLEKVDLEMFGSCKKITISKDDTVILDGAGDKKAIEERCEQIRSAVENSTSDYDRDKLQERLAKLSGGVAVLKIGGASEAEVGEKKDRVTDALNATKAAVEEGIVPGGGVALLYASNELSKLSTANFDQKIGVQIIQNALKTPVHTIASNAGVEGAVVVGKLLEQDNPDLGYDAAKGEYVDMVKAGIIDPLKVIRTALVDAASVSSLMTTTEAIVSDLPSEDKDGPAMPAGMGGMGGY, from the exons ATGTACCGATTTGCTTCATCACTTGCCTCCAAAGCTCG gaTTGCTAGGAACAATGTTCAACAG GTTGGAAGTAGGGTGGCATGGAACAGAAATTATGCTGCCAAGGAGATAAAATTTGGCGTGGAGGCTCGTGCTTTGATGCTTAAGGGTGTTGAAGACCTCGCTGAGGCTGTTAAAGTAACCATGGGTCCTAAG GGCCGCAATGTGGTTATTGAGCAAAGTTTTGGTGCTCCTAAAGTGACCAAAGATGGAGTAACCGTTGCTAAGAGCATTGAGTTCAAGTGTAAGGTCAAGAATATTGGTGCCAGTCTTGTAAAGCAGGTTGCTAATGCTACCAATGATGTGGCTGGTGATG GAACTACATGTGCTACAATTCTTACTCGAGCAATATTTTCCGAAGGCTGCAAATCAGTTGCCGCTGGAATGAATGCGATGGACCTGAGGCGAGGTATAAATATGGCTGTTGACGCTGTTGTCACAAGCCTTAAAAGCAGAGCACGGATGATTAGCACTTCTGAAGAAATAGCCCAG GTGGGGACCATATCCGCTAATGGGGACAGAGAAATTGGTGAGTTAATTGCAAAAGCTATGGAGAAAGTTGGCAAAGAGGGTGTAATCACAATTGCT GATGGCAAGACATTGCACAACGAGTTGGAAGTTGTTGAAGGAATGAAGCTTGACCGAGGCTATATTTCTCCGTATTTCATAACAAACCAGAAGAACCAGAAATGT GAACTTGAGGATCCCCTCGTCATAATCCACGAGAAGAAAATCTCAAGTTTAAATGCTATAGTTAAAGTATTAGAGTTAGCTTTGAAA AAACAAAGACCTTTATTGATTGTTGCTGAAGATATAGAAAGTGATGCCCTTGCAACTCTTATCCTAAATAAGCTTCGTGCCGGAATCAAG GTGTGTGCCATCAAAGCCCCTGGTTTTGGTGAAAATCGGAAATCTGGTCTCCAGGATCTTGCTGTTCTTACAGGAGGTCAA CTTATCACTGAAGACCTTGGCCACAATCTTGAGAAAGTTGATCTGGAAATGTTTGGCTCTTGCAAAAAG ATTACAATTTCCAAAGATGACACTGTCATTCTTGACGGTGCTGGTGACAAGAAAGCTATTGAGGAAAGATGTGAGCAG ATCAGGTCTGCAGTTGAAAATAGCACTTCAGATTATGACAGGGATAAATTACAGGAAAGATTGGCCAAGCTTTCTGGTGGTGTTGCCGTGCTTAAG ATTGGAGGAGCTAGTGAAGCTGAAGTTGGTGAGAAAAAGGATAGAGTTACAGATGCCTTAAATGCAACAAAGGCAGCTGTAGAGGAGGGCATAGTACCTG GTGGTGGTGTTGCTCTTCTTTATGCATCAAATGAGTTAAGTAAGCTTTCAACTGCCAATTTTGATCAGAAGATAGGTGTCCAAATTATCCAAAATGCTTTAAAG ACACCTGTGCACACAATTGCATCAAATGCTGGAGTTGAGGGTGCGGTTGTTGTTGGTAAACTATTGGAACAGGATAATCCTGATCTTGGTTACGATGCCGCCAAAG GTGAATATGTTGATATGGTTAAAGCTGGAATTATTGATCCATTGAAGGTGATTAGGACCGCCTTGGTTGATGCAGCCAG TGTATCATCTTTGATGACAACGACTGAAGCTATTGTGTCCGATCTCCCAAGTGAAGATAAAGATGGTCCTGCTATGCCTGCTGGCATGGGCGGCATGGGTGGTTATTAG